The genomic segment AGGCGCTGCGGCAGGGCCTGCTGGACCGGGGCTATCTGGAGGTCGAGACGCCGATGCTCCAGCAGATCCACGGCGGCGCCAACGCACGCCCCTTCACCACCCACATCAACGCCTACGACCTCGACCTGTACCTGCGCATCGCCCCCGAGCTGTACCTGAAGCGGCTCTGCGTCGGCGGCATGGAGAAGGTCTTCGAGATGGGCCGCACCTTCCGCAACGAGGGCGTCTCCTACAAACACAACCCCGAGTTCACGATGCTGGAGGCCTACCAGGCCTTCGCCGACTACGACGTGATGCTCGACCTCACCCGCGAACTCATCCAGGGTGCCGCGACCGCCGCGTTCGGCCGGCCGGTGGCGTACAAGGACGGCGTCGAGCACGACATCTCCGGGCCCTGGCCCGTCAAGACGGTGTACGGCGCGATCTCCGAGGCGCTCGGCGAGGAGATCGACGCGGACACGCCGATGGAGGTCCTGCGCAGGCTGTGCGACCGGGCCGCCGTCCCGTACACGACGGACGACGGCCGCGGCGACGTCGTCCTGGAGATGTACGAGCGGCTGGTCGAGGAGAAGACCCAGCTGCCCACCTTCTACAAGGACTTCCCGACCGACGTCTCGCCGCTCACCCGCCGGCACCGCACCGACCCGCGCCTCGCCGAACGCTGGGACCTCGTCGCCTTCGGCACGGAACTCGGCACGGCCTACTCGGAGTTGACCGACCCCGTCGAGCAGCGCCGCCGCCTCACCGCGCAGTCGCTGCTCGCCGCCGGGGGAGACCCCGAGGCCATGGAGGTCGACGAGGACTTCCTCGACGCCCTGGAGTACGCGATGCCGCCCACCGGAGGCCTCGGCATCGGCGTCGACCGGCTCGTCATGTTCCTCACCGGCCTGACCATCCGCGAGACCCTGCCCTTCCCGCTGGTCCGCCGCGCCTGAGAAGACTCCGCGGCTGAACGGGTGCTTTCGGGGGCCGCCCCGGTGTTGATGTTCCGCGCCGGCCTGCCGCCATGCGACGGATGAGTCATGAAAGATGATCAGCTGACTCCAGGGCGGCGGGTCCTGCTCCGCGCCGCGGCGCTCCTCGGCCTGGCCACGACCGCGGCGTGCGGGGGAGCGGAGGGCTCGTCCACCCCCGGCCCGCCCGCCACCGCCCCCGCGGGCGGACCTGCCGGGGGCCCGCCCGCCGCACGCCGCCTCAAGCCCTCCGCGTACCGCCTGCAGCCCCTCACGGGATACGGTCCCCAGCGCGCCCGGCGGGCCCTGCCCCAGGTGCGCAGGGCGCCGATCCTGCGCATGCCGGGCCGGGAGCGCTCGATGGTCCTGTCGTTCGACGACGGGCCCGACCCGCGCTACACCCCCGACATCCTGCGGACGCTCCGCAGGCACGACGTGCGGGCGATGTTCTTCGTCTGCGGCGAGATGGCCGCCGACAACGCCGACCTGCTGCGGCAGATGGTCGACGACGGCCATGTGATCGGCAACCACACCTGGAGCCATCCGCTGCTGACGCGCCTCGGCAGGGCCCCGATGCGTGAGGAGATCGAGCGGACCTGCGACGTCATCGAGGAGGCCACCGGCGAGCCGCCCGAGTGGTTCAGGGCCCCCTACGGCGCATGGAACCGCAACGCCTTCCAGCTGGGCGCCGAACTCGGCATGGAACCGCTCGCCTGGACCGTCGACACCCTCGACTGGACCGAGCCGGGCGCGGCGACCATCGTGCGGCGCGTCCGGGCCGGCGCGGGGCCCGGCGTCGTGGTGCTCTCGCACGACGCGGGCGGCGACCGCTCGGGCAGCGTCCAGGCACTCCACACGTACCTGCCGGAGCTGCTCGACTCCGGCTACCGGCTCACGGTGCCGAGCCGCTACATGTCCTGAGCCTCCGTCCGTCCGGCCGCCTTGCTCAGCGCACGGCGACCAGACGGGCGAACACCACGACGTTCCCGTCGTATCCGGACTGTTCGGAGAAACCGCCGCCGCAGGTGATGACCCGCAATTCGGGAGTTCCGCTGTTCCCGTAGACGCGCTTTCCTGGGAACTTGTTCTTGTCGAAGACCTCGATGCCGTAGATCTCGAAAATCGCCGTCTTCTTGTCCGCGCGGCCGACCTCGATGTGATTCCCCTTCTTCAGCGAACCGAGGCCGTAGAAGACGGCGGGACCCCGCTGGTTGTCCACGTGGCCGACCACCACGGCCGTGCCCTTCTCGCCCGGCGACACGGCGCCGGTGAACCAGCCCGCGAGGTTCGGGTCCTCGGGCGGCGGCGCGTCCACCCACCCCTCGGGGTCAAGGCCCACCTGCATGACCGGCGCGTCCACCCGGATGCCCTTGATGCGCACGCGCTCGGCGGGCGAGAACGTGAGCGGCACCGGGGCGGCGTCCCCCGCGTCGGGCGCACGGTCCGCCGCCGCCGCGGACGCGGGCTGCGGCGGGCCCACGTCGAATTCCCCGGAGCCGTTGCGGATCAACGCGAGTCCGGTCAGCAGGACAAGCGCCATCACACCCCAAGGGGCGCGCTTCTTCTGCTTCTCCGCCTCCTGGAAATCCTGCAGATCCTGGAATTCGAACTCGTCGGCCGGCTGGGACGAAGGCATGCTCTATCCCCTCTCGAACGCGGCGGAGCGCCGCGTCCGTTGCGCGTACCAAAACGCTAAGCGCGGGGCGCGCGGCGTGCGAAAGGGCGGGAGCGAACGGGTGGCGACCGGGGCGAAGTGCGCCATCCGAGTCGCGCCGGACAGGATTTTTCTGACGGTCCGTGACCTGCGGAGATGTCGGCCTGCGCGGACACGCCCCGGCGTGTCGTCTCACCAGGACGGCCGAGCGCCGACATGCGGGCCCGGGCACGTCATCTGAGGGTCAGTCTGGGAGGCGCTCTCGCCGATCGACCGGGGACGGTATCCCCGGGGCGTCTTCCGCGGAGGATTGCCATGCGTACTTCTCGTATGCGGACCACACGTGCCCTCGCGGTCGCCGCGGCGGCCGTCGGTGCCGTCGGGCTCGCCGCCCCGGCCGCGTCCGCCTGGGCCGACCCGACCAACATCGTGGCGATGCCCAGTGTGATTCCGAGAGGGGGGCATCTGACGGTCACCGTCGACGGGTCGTCCTGCCAGACGCCGGGCAGCAAGATCACGTCGCCCGCCTTCCCGGACACGAACCTGCACCAGATCTCGGGCGGCTCGACGGCGAGCGGCACCGCGATCATCCACAAGCACGCCCGCCCCGGTGCCTACGACATCACGGCGCACTGCGGCGGCAAGACCCTGACCCGTCCGGCCGCCTTCACCGTCATCCACGGCGGTGTGCGCGGCGGCGTCGGCGGCACCGCGCAGTCGGGCGCGACCGGCACCGACATGGCGATCGGCGGCGCGCTGGTCGCCGCCGCGCTGCTCGGCGGCGGTGTGTTCTGGATGCGCCGCCGCTCGGAGAACAGGATCTGAGGGAACACCCTGCTCGCACGGCAGGTGAGGAACGCCGCGCCCCCGGGATCCGGAGACATCCCGGGGGCCGCGCGCTGCCCGGCGGGCTCAGGAATTGTCCTCGCCGGTACGCCGACGGGCCTTGTGGTACGCCGTGCCCAGCGTGCCGATGATCAGGGCGCCGCCGAGGGCGATCTCGTGCAGGTCGAGCCCGCCGAGGCTGCCGCCGACACCGGCCTTGACGCCCTTGTGGTGCTGGTTGTTCTGGTTGTGGTGCGAGTTGTCGTCGGGGCGCCCGGTGGCGATGGTCAGGTCGGTCTTGTCGCTGCCGGGGTTGCTGCCGTTGCAGGTGAACGTCACCTCGTACATCGCGCCGGGCTTCGCGTCCCAGAACACGTGGGCGGTGGCGGACTTCTGCCCCTTGGGGATGGTGGTGTCGTCGAAGACGCCCGAGGTGACCTTGGTGTCGCCGTCGTCGCACCCGTCGACGTTGAGGGTGACCTGGCCGCCCGCGGCGACCGTCTTGGGGGAGATGCTGAAGCCGAACGCGGTGACGTTCTCCTCGCCGACCGCGGCAGCGGAAGCGGCCGGTGCGGAGAGGGCCAGCGCGGAAGCGGTGAGCAGAGCGGCCGAAGCGACGCGTATCGCGCGCATGGTGAATCCTCCGGGTCTCCGAGGGGCAGCTGCGGACCTTCTTCCGCTGGCGCCTGAAATGCACCTCGATGCCCGAAACGCTAGATATGGTCCCGGCGCGCCGCGATCCGTGTCGCGCGAACGGGGCAATCCCGTGGGCCGGACGGGGGAACGGCGCGGCGCGGCGTGGACGGCGGAGGCCGGTGGTGTGCCAAGGCGGCGGCGCGCGCGCACCGCCGGGTGGCGCTGTCGCTGGGGCCGGGTTCAGGCGTGCGGCCACACGTGCGGGGCGCCGCGCCACTCGACGAGGTGCGGGTCGTCAAGGGCGATGTCGGCCTCGCCGAGCCCGGCCCGCCGCAGGAGTTCCGTCAGGTCCTCGTCGCCGTGGGCGACTCCCGCGTCCTGCCCGCGCACGGTGACCTGCCGCCCGCCGTCGGCGGCGGGCGGGTGGACGACGATCGGTGATTGCCAGGCCATGGGACCAGAGTGCGCCGTTTCGCGCCGCGGCGCACCGCGGTTCACGGCCAAGGCGGCCGCGCGGACCGACAACTGGCCTTGGACAGAACGGTGTTGGCGGAATCTGATGATCCCTGCCGTAGGGTGGGGCCGACCGCACGGTGCGTCGTACGGGGGGATGAGCGTGGAGCCGGCGTACCGGGTGAGCGGCACGGCCTCCGCGAAGGTCGTGGTCGTCGTCCCCACGTACAACGAGCGGGAGAACCTGCCTCTCCTCGTCGACCTGCTCACCTCGCTCGGGCTGCCGAACCTGCACGTCCTCGTGGTCGACGACGGTTCGCCCGACGGCACCGGCGCTCTCGCGGACCGGATCGCGGCGGAGTCCGGAGGAACCGTCGCCGTCCTGCACCGGACGCGGAAGGACGGCCTCGGCCGTGCCTACGTCGCCGGGATGACCCGCGCCCTCGCCGACGGCGCGGACGTCGTGGTCCAGATGGACGCCGACCTCTCCCACCCCGCGGAAACGCTTCCCCTGATGGTGCGCACCCTGCTCGCTGGCGGCGACGACCTGGCCGTCGTCATCGGCTCCCGGTACGTGGCGGGCGGCGCGCTCGCCACCACCTGGGCCTGGCACCGCAGAGCGCTCTCCGCCTGGGCGAACTTCTACGTCAACGCGGTCCTGCGGCTCGGTGTCAAGGACGCCACGGCCGGGTTCAAGGCGTGGCGCGGCACCGCGCTGGAAGCGATCGACCTGCCCTCGGTGCGGAGCAACGGCTACTCCTTCCAGGTCGAGATGAACCACCGCGCGCTCCGGCGCGGCCTGCGCATCGTCGAGGTGCCGATCACCTTCGAGGAGCGCGTCAACGGCGAATCGAAACTCAGCCTGCGTGTGCAGGCCGAGTCTGCGATCACCCCGTGGAGACTGCGGTTCGCCCGCGAGCGCGCGGTCAGCCCCCGAGACCGGGGAACAGCGCCTTGAACGGCTCCGCCGTCGCCGCGATGCCCCGGCTGTAGGGGGCGTCGAAGTCCCAGATGAGGAAGAGCAGGAAGGCGAAGAGCGCGGAGAACAGTCCGGCGAGGACCAGTTCGCGCGGCGTGCGGCGGATCTGCAGGGCGAAGATCATGCCGATGGTGACGAGGCCGCCCGTGATCAGGCCGAACCAGACCACGCCGGGCATCGTCGCGCCGACGCTGTCCGCACGGGCGCTGCGCGCGTCGTCCGCGGCCGCCACCGAGTCGACCAGTGGCTGGTACGCCTGCGCCTCGAAGTCCGACTTCGGTTCGTAGTCGGTCACGTCGTGGCGTACGCGCGCCAGGAGTTCCGCGCCGCGGTCGGTGAGTTCCCCCTTGGACTTCATCGTGTCCCACTCGGTGGTGACGACATGGCTGACATAGGTGTGGACGTCGTCCCGAATGCGGTCCCGCACTTCCTCCGGGTAGATCCGCGCGCGCTCCGAGACCTCGTGCAGCGACTGTGCCTCGACGCGGACGTGTTCCTGCGCGGCGCCACGCGCCTCCCAGACACCCGCGATGGCCAGGCCAAGGACGATGGCGTACACGACACCGATCATCATCGTCATGTACTCGATCACGTCCGGTGTCTCGGACGCGTCGTAGTCCGCGCCGGTCCTGCGGTGCCGCAGGAGGGTCACGATGAGCACGACACCGCAAGCGGCCACCATCGCGAGGGTGAGAACAAGCCATTCCGACATGAATTCCTCCGGCGGTCAGCGCGGGCGCAGCGCGGCGACGGCGAGCACCGCGGGTGCGGTGACGAGCAGGGTGAGCGAGACGAGGGACGGGCCGTGGTGCGGCGGCCGCTTGCGGGGCGGGGCGTGGTACTCCGGATACGCCACCGGTTTCGGCTTCGGTTCGGCCTCGGGAGGCTTCGGCGGGCGGGGGGACGGCTTGGGCACGGGCTTCGGCGCGGGCGCCGGGGCCGCGGCCTGCCGGGGCGGCGGAGGTGGTGGCGCCGCGGGGCGGACGGACGGCTCGGGCGGTGCGGGAGCCGGGGGCGGCGGGGGCGGTTCGGGCGCGGGCGGCTTGGGCGGCGGGGGCGGAGGCGGTGGTTCCGGGGGTGGAGGCGGAGGCGGCGGCTTCGGGGGATGTACCGGCCCGGCATGGCAGTCGGCGCCGTCGCCCGCGACGGCCACGTTGTCGCCACCCGTGCCGCCCGGGCCGACCGACGCGTAGGCGCAGGCGTCGGCGGACGCTGAGCCGACGGACGACGACGCGCCGAGCAGCAGGGCGAGCGCGACGAGCGCCAACACGCGTGTGACGAGGGGCGTTAAGGCTCGCGGAGTTCCGTGCACGACGAGGAGCATGAGCCCCGCGCGCGCCCGCTACGCCATCCGAGCCACCGAATGACCCGAAGGGAGGACCCGGGCGCATCGGGTGTTTGACGCCGGCCCGTCCGGCCCCCCGTCCGTGTTCGAACACCGCACACACCTCACGCGCCGCGCAAAGAATCTTGTACCGCCGTTGAACGCGCCGCCCGGCCGCACCCGTACCTAGGGCCATGTCGCGGCGCAACCGGGCGTCACGACACCTCTGCGGACAGTGGGAGTCAACGATGCTGTATCCAAGTGGGGGTTCCCCCAGGGCCTGGCGGAGCGCCTCGCTCGTGGCGACAGCCGCGGCCCTGCTGGCGCTGACGACGGCGTGCGGCCAGGAGAAGGGCGACCAGTCCCCGAACGGGCAGAACGTGGGCAACGAAGCGCCGGCGAAGGGCGACGGCTACGGCGGGGACGGCGGCTACGGGGAGGACTCCGGCGCCGCGGACAAGGGCGCGGGTGCCAAGGCGAAACCGGCCGGGCAACTCGCCGTGTGGGACAGCAAGAAGCTCGGGAAGGTCGTCACCGACAGCGAGGGCCGCACCCTCTACCGCTTCGACAAGGACACCGCCCAGCCCCCCAAGTCCAACTGCGACGCCGCCTGCCTGAAGGCATGGCCGGCCGTCGCCGCCGACGGCGCGAAGGCCGCCCCCGGCGTCGACGAGTCCCTGCTCGGCGAGGTCACCGCCGCCGACGGCACGAAGCAGCTGACCATCGACGGCTGGCCGATGTACCGCTACGCGCAGGACGCCAAGGCGGGCGACGCCAAGGGCCAGGGCGTCGGAGGCACTTGGTACGCCGCCGCCCCGGACGGCAAGAAGGCGGCGCCCGCGGCGGCCGACACCGCCCCCGTCGACCCGGCCGGCCTGTCCACCCGCAAGGACCCGAAGCTCGGCGAGATCGTCGTCGACAAGAACGGCATGACCGTCTACCGCTTCACGAAGGACTCCGCCTGGCCCATGAAGTCCGCCTGCACCGGAGCCTGCCTCGACAAGTGGCCCGTGGTGGCGCCCGTGGACAAGAACGACACTCGAGGAATCCTCAAGAAGGGCTTCACCGTGTTCGACCGGCCGGACGGGCGGAAACAGCAGACGATCGACTGCTGGCCGCTGTACACCTTCTCCGGCGACAAGAAGCCCGGCGACACCAACGGACAGGGCGTGGGCGGCACTTGGTACGCGGCGAGCCCCCAGGGCAAACCGGTGGGCGCGGCCGGATAACGCGGCGCGACGCACGGACAGACCGGCCCGTCCCCTCTCATATCACAGGGAGGGGACGGGCCGGTCGACAGTGTGGGACACGGCACTTGCCAAAGGCAGTGACCGAGAACGGACGGCCAATTTCCGTTTTGACTCGCTCCCTTGGCAGACGATCAGTAGCCTCACCCTCGAACACCGGATCGCCTGCGCCGTCCCCCTACGCCTTGGAGTCTTGATGGAGCGTCCCGCCTGGGCACCGCCCGGCATCGACCTCTCGATGCCCAGCGTCTCCCGCATCTACGACTACTACCTGGGCGGCTCGCACAACTTCGAGGTGGACCGGGAGGCGGCCCGCAAGGCGATGGAGTTCATGCCGGGACTCCCGAAGATCATGCAGGCGAACCGCGCCTTCATGCGGCGTGCGGTGCACCACGCGGTCGCGGAGGGCGTCACCCAGTTCCTCGACATCGGCTCCGGGATCCCGACGTTCGGCAACGTCCACGAGGTGGCGCAGCAGGCCAGCCCCGAGGCCGCCGTCGTCTACGTGGACCACGACCCGGTCGCCGTCGCGCACAGCAGCGCCGTCCTCGAGGGCACCGAGCGCACCGCCGCCCTCGCCGCGGACCTGCGCAAGCCCCGGGACATTCTGGGCAGTTCGGAGGTGGCGTCGGTCCTCGACCTGGACCGCCCGGTGGCTCTTCTCCTCGTCGCCGTCCTGCACTTCGTCGAGGACGCGTACGATCCTTACGCGGCGGTCGCCGAACTGCGGGACGCACTCGCGCCCGGCAGCCTCGTCGTCCTCAGTCACGCCTCGTACGAAGGGATCCCCGTTCCCCCCGAGCAAGCCGGCCGCACGGTCGGTGTATACAAGGACATCCGCAATCCACTGATCATGCGCTCGCGCGACGAGATCGCGCGGTTCTTCGAGGGATACGACATGGTGGAACCCGGCCTGGTGCAGATGCCGCACTGGCGGCCCGACACTGCTCCCGAGGAGGAGGACCCGTACTCCTTCTCGGGATACGCGGGCGTGGGACGGAAGCGTTGAGCGGCGAGCAGGACGGACCCGAGGGCAGACTCCGCCGGTTCGCCACCATCTGGAGCCGTGCGATCTTCCCCGTGACGGCCACCTCGCTGACCCGTCCCGAATTCGAACAGCAACTGGTGCCGCTCGCCCGACGGTTGAGTGACGCGCTCCAGGAGCGGATCTTCGACGCGGCGGAGAGCCAGGCCGTCGGCGCCGCGCTCATCGGCACGCACTGCACGGACCCCGAGGCGCTCAGCCGCACGCTCGACTGCGTCGACGCCTATCTGGTCCTGTACTGCGGCGGCGACGGACCGCGCGAAGAGCTGCGGGCCCGGTCCGCCCGGATCCAGCACGCCATGGCCGCGGGCTTCGCCCAGGCGCTCCGCGAGCGCACGCTCGCCGAGCAGGAGGCCATCTCCCGGGCCGCGCTGAACGCGCGCAGCGCCGTCGCCGAGGCCCTGCACGCCAGCGAGGCACGCTTCCGCGCCGTCTTCCAGGGCGCCGCGATCGGCATCGGCATCGCCGACCTCGACGGCACGGTCCTCGAGGTCAACGAC from the Streptomyces venezuelae genome contains:
- a CDS encoding class F sortase, with the protein product MALVLLTGLALIRNGSGEFDVGPPQPASAAAADRAPDAGDAAPVPLTFSPAERVRIKGIRVDAPVMQVGLDPEGWVDAPPPEDPNLAGWFTGAVSPGEKGTAVVVGHVDNQRGPAVFYGLGSLKKGNHIEVGRADKKTAIFEIYGIEVFDKNKFPGKRVYGNSGTPELRVITCGGGFSEQSGYDGNVVVFARLVAVR
- a CDS encoding DUF4239 domain-containing protein, with the translated sequence MSEWLVLTLAMVAACGVVLIVTLLRHRRTGADYDASETPDVIEYMTMMIGVVYAIVLGLAIAGVWEARGAAQEHVRVEAQSLHEVSERARIYPEEVRDRIRDDVHTYVSHVVTTEWDTMKSKGELTDRGAELLARVRHDVTDYEPKSDFEAQAYQPLVDSVAAADDARSARADSVGATMPGVVWFGLITGGLVTIGMIFALQIRRTPRELVLAGLFSALFAFLLFLIWDFDAPYSRGIAATAEPFKALFPGLGG
- a CDS encoding polysaccharide deacetylase family protein, encoding MKDDQLTPGRRVLLRAAALLGLATTAACGGAEGSSTPGPPATAPAGGPAGGPPAARRLKPSAYRLQPLTGYGPQRARRALPQVRRAPILRMPGRERSMVLSFDDGPDPRYTPDILRTLRRHDVRAMFFVCGEMAADNADLLRQMVDDGHVIGNHTWSHPLLTRLGRAPMREEIERTCDVIEEATGEPPEWFRAPYGAWNRNAFQLGAELGMEPLAWTVDTLDWTEPGAATIVRRVRAGAGPGVVVLSHDAGGDRSGSVQALHTYLPELLDSGYRLTVPSRYMS
- a CDS encoding polyprenol monophosphomannose synthase, encoding MSVEPAYRVSGTASAKVVVVVPTYNERENLPLLVDLLTSLGLPNLHVLVVDDGSPDGTGALADRIAAESGGTVAVLHRTRKDGLGRAYVAGMTRALADGADVVVQMDADLSHPAETLPLMVRTLLAGGDDLAVVIGSRYVAGGALATTWAWHRRALSAWANFYVNAVLRLGVKDATAGFKAWRGTALEAIDLPSVRSNGYSFQVEMNHRALRRGLRIVEVPITFEERVNGESKLSLRVQAESAITPWRLRFARERAVSPRDRGTAP
- a CDS encoding SCO0930 family lipoprotein, with the translated sequence MLYPSGGSPRAWRSASLVATAAALLALTTACGQEKGDQSPNGQNVGNEAPAKGDGYGGDGGYGEDSGAADKGAGAKAKPAGQLAVWDSKKLGKVVTDSEGRTLYRFDKDTAQPPKSNCDAACLKAWPAVAADGAKAAPGVDESLLGEVTAADGTKQLTIDGWPMYRYAQDAKAGDAKGQGVGGTWYAAAPDGKKAAPAAADTAPVDPAGLSTRKDPKLGEIVVDKNGMTVYRFTKDSAWPMKSACTGACLDKWPVVAPVDKNDTRGILKKGFTVFDRPDGRKQQTIDCWPLYTFSGDKKPGDTNGQGVGGTWYAASPQGKPVGAAG
- a CDS encoding SAM-dependent methyltransferase, with the translated sequence MERPAWAPPGIDLSMPSVSRIYDYYLGGSHNFEVDREAARKAMEFMPGLPKIMQANRAFMRRAVHHAVAEGVTQFLDIGSGIPTFGNVHEVAQQASPEAAVVYVDHDPVAVAHSSAVLEGTERTAALAADLRKPRDILGSSEVASVLDLDRPVALLLVAVLHFVEDAYDPYAAVAELRDALAPGSLVVLSHASYEGIPVPPEQAGRTVGVYKDIRNPLIMRSRDEIARFFEGYDMVEPGLVQMPHWRPDTAPEEEDPYSFSGYAGVGRKR
- a CDS encoding LPXTG cell wall anchor domain-containing protein, whose protein sequence is MRTTRALAVAAAAVGAVGLAAPAASAWADPTNIVAMPSVIPRGGHLTVTVDGSSCQTPGSKITSPAFPDTNLHQISGGSTASGTAIIHKHARPGAYDITAHCGGKTLTRPAAFTVIHGGVRGGVGGTAQSGATGTDMAIGGALVAAALLGGGVFWMRRRSENRI